A region of the Myxococcus stipitatus DSM 14675 genome:
GTTGTCGATGACGCTCTTCTGGGAGTTCTTGGAGATGCCGTAGTTGAAGGCATCCAGCACCATGTTCACGCCCTGGACCTGCTGGGAGTAGTCGCTCTTCTTCCCCTGCGTGGTCGCGTCGATCTCCTTGCGCGCGGGGTTCGTGATGACGTGGTTGCTGATTCGCTTGATCATGGCGCCTTCTCTCCTGAGGGGGCGGGGCCCGGAGGCGACCCGCGCTGGGACACTCTGGAAAGATTGTCGGCGGATGTGCGCGAGAGTTTCCGCTGTCATTTTTCTCCCCACATCCGTGCCCGCACTCGGGGTCCTGTACAGTGAGGCCCTTCCTCGGCCGTGGAGAGGGCATGGCGGACGTGGCACCCAGCCTTGGGGCGGACTGGCGGGAGTGGCTGGCGGAGAACGTGGTGCGGGGCGTGGACGTGGAGCGCCTGGTCGACACGCTCGTGGCCGCGGGGCATTCCCCCGCCACGGCGTGCGCGGAGGTCTGCGCCACGCGAGAGCACCCCGCGGTGCGGGCGGGGCTTGGACACACGCGGCTGCACGAAGACACGCTGTCCCTGCTCGACACGCGCGTCTGGCTCCATCGCCAGGCCGGAGCCCATCGCCAGGTGGAGCGGCAGGCGGACTTGCCTGTCGCGGAGGTGATGACGCGCTACTACCTGGCCCACCGCCCGGTGCTGCTCGAGGGCTTCATGCGCGACTGGCCCTTGATGGAACGCTGGACACCGCAATCCCTCGCAACCTCGCGGGGGGAGGTCGCGGTGGAGGTGATGGCGGGGCGCGAGGCTCGCGCGGACCATGACCTGGAGCCGGACGCCTGCCGCACGGTGATGCGCCTGGCGGAGTTCATCCGCAGGCTGGAGGAGGGGGGACCCAGCAATGACCTCTACCTGACGGCGCGCAACTTCGCGCTGGAGCGGGAGGAGTTGCGGGGGCTGCTGGACGACGTGCGCTACCCTCCGGGGCTGCTCCGGAAGTCAGCGCGTCCAGGCGCGGTGAAGCTCTGGGTGGGCCCCGCGGGGACGCTGACGGGGCTGCATCACGACCTGGGCACGGTCCTCTTCGGACAAGTGTTCGGGCGCAAACGCTTTCGCCTCATTCCCTCGTTCCACACGCACCACGTCTATAGCCATCTCGAGGTGTGGAGTCAGGTCGACGCGGAGCGGCCGGACCTCACACGCTTCCCCGCGTATCGCGAGGCGGACGTGCTCGAGGTCATCGTGGAGCCGGGTGACATGCTGTTGATTCCAGCGGGGTGGTGGCACTGGGTGCATGCGCTGGACGTCAGCGTGTCCGTCACCTTCCAGGAGTTCGACGTCCCGGAGGGCAATACCTGGTGGAAGCTGGGATGACAGCTTCGCGCCGCGCGCTCACTTCTCGAGCGGAGGCGTGGTGGGCGGCTCGGTGGGAGGGGTGCGCTCCCGAGGAGGCGCGATGTGACCTCCGGGATTGGGGACGATGCGCGGCGCCTGACGCGTGGCGGGATTGGGCGGCTGAAGCGGAGCGTTCTTCGGATCAGGAGCCTTGGGCGTCGTCATGCGTTCCCCTGTGTGACGTGTGGGTTTGCACCGGTGGTATATCGCACCCAGTGAATCATGATTCCTGACGAGCGCGAGAGCCTTCCGCCCCAGGTGCTTTCCTGGCTCGCGGAAAACTTGACCTCGGGGGTGGCGCCGTCCCGGCTCGCCCTGGAACTGGTCTCATGGGGCTTGTCCCAGACACAGGCGGACCGGGCCGTGGCGGCGGTGGCCGAGCACCCCGCGGTGCGTCACGGCCTCCAGTCCTCCCACCGGCGTCAGGAATTGGAGTCCCTGCTGGCGGCCCGCGCCCTGCTGCATGCCCAACACCATCCCGGGTCTGCCCCCCTCGACGTCGAGCGCCGGCGCGGCCTGCGCCCGGAGGTGTTCTTCGAGCACTACTTCGCGCGCAACCAGCCTGTCATCGTCGAGGGTCTGCTGGAGGACTGGCCCGCGCTGAAGCGCTGGACACCGGAGTGGCTGGCGCAGCGCTTCGGCGACGAGGAGGTGGAGGTCATGGCGGGCCGAGGCGCCGAGCCAGACCCGGACTTCCATGCGGAGCGGCTGCGGAGGACGCAGTCCATGCGCGCGCTGGTGGCGCAGGTGCGTGGGACGCCCGCGTCGGATGATGTCTATCTCGTGGCGCGCAACAGCCTGCTGTTGAAGCCAGCCTTTCGCTCCCTGCTCGAGGACCTGCGTCCTCCGTCTGGCTTCATCCATCCGGACCTGAGTGCGCCCGACAGCGTCCACCTGTGGTTCGGCCCCGCGGGGACGCTGTCCAACCTGCACCATGACCACCTCAACATCCTCTTCTGCCAGGTGCTGGGGCGGAAGCGCTTCTGGCTCCTGCCTCCCTGTGAGACCCCGCGCCTCTACAACGACCGGGGCCTCTACAGCGCGGTGGACATCCGCGCGCCGGACCCTCGCCGCTTCCCGGACTTCGCGCGGGCCTCGCTGCACTCGTGTGTGGTGGGGCCCGGGGACGCGCTCTTGATTCCCGTGGGCTGGTGGCACGCGGTGCAGGCGCTGGACGTGAGCCTGTCCGTGACGTTCGTCTGCTTCGACAGGCCGGAGCGCAACGTGGAGTGGCGTGACTATTGGATTGGCCCCCGGCCGGAGAAGGTCCAGCGATGAGGGAGTCGGCGATGCATGACGCGAGCACGAGGCACCCGCTGGCGCCGGAGTGGCGGCGCTGGGTGGTGGAGAACCTCCTGCGCGGCGCGGAGGCGGAGGACCTGGTGTCCGTGCTGGCGCGGGCGGGCGTCGACGAAGCGCTCGCGCGCTCCGCCATCCATGCGGAGATGGAGGACCCCTGCTTCCAGGGCGCCGCGCGGGCCGTCGCGATGCAGCGGAAGCTGGAGGGCCTGCTCGACCTCTATGGCGACCTCCACCGCCAATCGCAAAGCCATCCACACATCACCCGGCACGAAGCCCTCACGCCGCGCGACTTCTTCGAGCACCACTATTTCCAGAACCTGCCCGTGGTCTGCCGCGCGACGGTGGTGGAGGACGCCGTGCTCCAGACGGCGCTGGAGCGTCTGGGGACGGCGACGCGTGCCGCGTGGGATGAGCGCCTTCCGCTGGCACCTCCGCGGGGAATCGTGGCGTGGCCTTCCCCCGTGGGGCTGTGGCGTGACGCGGCGGGGACGGAGCTTCCCCTGACGCCCTCGCGGCGCAACACGCTGGTGTGTCAGGTGCGAGGCCGCGCGCTCTTCGTGCTCGTGCCCGCGTATGCCTTGCATCGCGTGCGGGACGCGGCGGCGGTTCCCGAGGGTGTCTTGCATTGGGACGTGGAGCTGTCGCCCGGTGAGCTGTTGTTGCTGCCCGTGGGCTGGTGGTTCGCGTTCCGCTCGCCGGAGGGAGGAGTCGCCGTCACCTTCGACGCCTTCGCCGCGCCCGAACCCAATGTGATGTGGACCCCCCGGCCGGAGTCCCGAGAGCCTACGCCTCCCCCTCGTCCTCGAGCCGCTGGAGGAGCTGCCGCGCCAGCCCTCGCAGGGCGGGAGAGCCCGGCTCGCGATTGAGCCGCTCCAGGGAGTCCCGGATGGTGTCGAGTCGTCCGGCCTGCTCGAGAATCTTCAACGCTCGGAACTGCACCAGCTCCTCGGGAGGCATGGAGTGAGGGATGGGGGGCTGGCCGCGCAACGGGATGCGGCCTCGTTGCGACAGCAGGTCCACGAGCACGCCCACGTCTTCATCCCCCAAGGGACACACCGCTCGATTCCTCGCCGCGTCCGACATCTGCTCCAGTGCCTCCATCAGCTCCCCCCAGGCAAAGCCGTGTGGTGGCGCTTTTCGCTCCGCCACCATCCGCCTGAGTTGCTCGCGTGTCGTCGGCATGACAACTCCTAGCGTGTCCACATGATGTCTATCTCTGGGACCTGCTCCGTCCCGACGGTGATGCCGAGCTCATTGCGCTCCAGGTCCACCTCCCAGAGCCGTCCGTTCGCGCGCAGCGTCCCCATCAGCCGGGGCAGCGTCGGGTGCAGGTAGCGACGCCGGAAGGACGACTCCTGGCTCAGTCTGACGGGCCGTCCGTCGGCAGGGGGCAGGGGCATGTCCAGCTCCACCGCTTCTGTCAGGAAGCAGGCGTCGTAGAGATAGAGCCGGCCGGAGTCCTCCAGGAAGTTGAGGCAGTGCCCGTCATCCCAACCAGACATGAAAGCATACCGGGACTCGACGCGGCCGAGCAGCTCCACTGGCTCGTCCGGCGCGAAGGGGTAGCGCAGGCTGTCCTGGAAGCGTCCGTTGAGCCGCGTCAGCCGGCTGGGCTCGACCTGGTTGAGGCCTGGCGCGACGGCGACCAGCGCCTCCCAGCGCACCTCGTCCGTCCGCGGATTCTCGTGGGGCAGCAGGTGCAGGGTGCGGCCCTCCAGCGTCACACCCTGGCAGTTGGCGAGCTGCTGGAAGAGCTGGTACCAGCCGCCACACATGCCGCCGCCCACCGCGAGCATGTGGCGCACCGTCCACGCGGGCACCCCGTAGCGCAGCCCCGTCTCCGGAAGTCCCCGCAGCAGCGCGTCGCAGATGTCCTTGCGCGACTCCAGCCCCGCGCACCAGCGCGAGGACCAGCGCAGGAGCGGCGTGTACGCGCCGCGCGGAGGCGCGCCTGTCTCGCCCTGCCGCATGGGCGCGCCCGTGGTGAACAGCTCATGGTGGCTGTTGCCCAGGAAGAGCTTGCGCGGCGTGCCGTCCGCGTCCGTCCACTCCGCGAACCACTGGAGCTCCAGCGCGTGCACGCCGATGTGATTGGGCAGGGGGCGGTTGAAGTGCACGGGCTCCGCCAGCGTGTTCCACCCCGCCGTGCGCTCCAGGCTCACCGGATGGGGTCCGAGCCACCGCACGGAGGTGTTCACCGCGGCGGCGGGGCACAGCGAGGGGCCAAAGGCACTCAGCTCGAACGACGGGGGGACGAAGTGATTGGCCAGCAATGACACGCGGACGGAGGGACGGCTTCCTCGCACGTAGGCCACGGGCTCGGAGCGTGCGCCGCGAATCCACTCCGGCTGCTCACCCAGGCGCGCGTCCGTCACGGGATTCCACAAGGGAATCGTGCGGCTCTCCGTGTCTCCCCGGTCGAAGTGCAGGCTGTAGATGGCCAGCGGTTCCGCGTAGTGCATGTCCACCTCCCCCTCATCCGTGCCGGTGGGGCACGGACACGGCATCACGGCATCCGGCGGCGCCCCCAAGGGCCACCGGTGAACCTACTCATACAACAACACGCGAGTCACCCACGGTGCGCTTTTCACCTCGCGCAACCAACGCAGGCGCTCCGCGCGCAGGGCCACCGCGGGTGCCGCCCCCCCGTGGATGCGCTCGCGCACCCCCTGGAAGAAGCGGCCCGCTGAGTCGGGAATGTCCACCGTCGCCGCGAACACCGCGCGCGCGCCCGCGCCCACGAAGGCCTGGGGCAGGGAGGAGGTCTGATGCAGGAGCGGAGGCAGCCGCGCCGCGCTGCACGCGCCCAGGAGCACCACCGGCGCGCCCTCCAGGCGGATCTGCTTGAGCGCCTCGGACGTGAGCGCGTAGCGCCCGTCGTACTCCGGGGCCAGCGCAATCACAGGCGCCTCGGACAGGCTCCGGTCCACCACGCCGTGCGCGTGGAACTCGATGTCGGTGGCCCGGCCCATCGCCTCCAGCACACGTGACGGAGTCGCCTGCGCACCGGAGAGCTCCATCGACGCGCCGATGGGCGCGGGCGTGGTGTCCCACGAGGACAGCCGTGCCAGGCCCAGGCCCGCGGGCGTCTCCACGTTGGCGATCATCAGATGCAGGGGCGAGGGCTGCTTCTTCTGGGGTGAGGCGGCGGTCGACGCCACGCGGTAGCTCCACGCCATCTCGGGCGGCAGCAGTCCGGAGCGGCTGTCCAGCGGCGGCGCGGCGAGCACTTCGACCTGGGGACACGCGCGCAGCGCGGCCACCACCTTCTCGGGCACCAGGCCCGTGAGGTCCTCGCCCAAGGGCTCCTTGCGCGTGTCGTCGTAGTGGCCCAGCACCTGCCCGCGAGGCCCCAGCGCCACCACCACGGTGCGCTCGGTCTCCATGGCCGCCACGAGCGCGCACTGCGTCGGAGGCTTGACGCCCAATTGGCGGGCCACGACGCCGGGGACCTCGGTGAATGCATCCACCTCGCCGGCCGTGACGGCCAGCGTTTGATAGGCCACCGCCGAGGCATCCCTCACGTCCGAGTCCAGGGCCAACAGCGGCTCGGCGTCTCGGATGACGGCGTTGAGGAGCTTGTTGCCCGTGGCCCGGTTCTTCAGCAGCTCGAGCCGCGCCTCGACCAGCCGCGCCAGCAATTGACGGCCGGGGGTCTCGCGCGTGGCGCGGACGCGCTCCAGCTCCGCGCGAACCTGCGCTTCATCCTCGGGCTTGCGGTCCAACCGCATGAGGTCGGCGAGAATCCACGCGCCGATGAACCGGGCTGACAGGTCTGGGCTTGCAGCAAGGCGCTGCGGGCGTCGCGAGGACGCAGGCTGCATCAGCTCCAGCGCCGCGAGGTTGCGATAGGTGTAGTTCTTCACCTCGCAGGTGTCGGGTGCGCGGGCCAGGTACTCGGCGAGGTACGCGCGAGCGGAGGCGATGCGGAACTGGAAGCGCGCGGCCTGGGCCAGGGCGCGCAGGGCCGCGGACTCCAGGTCCCACTCGCCCATCGACTGCGCCTCGCGCCAGCTCGCGCGAGCCGTCTCCTCGGCCTCCGACAAGCGATTGGCGGCCGTCGCGCGGTGGCTCATCTTGCGCAGCAACTCCGCGCAGCGCGGACGCAGGTTCTTCTCCCGGCACGCCGTCAGCGCGGCCTTGAGGCGCTGCCCCGCCTGCCAGGACTCGCCCGCCAGGTCTTCCTGTCGCGCCAGCTCGTCCTGGACGAGGAGCGAAATCCACGAGTCCTTCCACGCGCCCGCCACGCGCTCGAGCTCTCCCTGAGGCCCCTTCGCGTTGGGCGTCAGCAGGCGCGCGCCCAGGAGCAGGTCATACTCACCCGAGCCCCGCAGGCGTGTGAGGAAGTCCTCCGACGCGGGCTGACGCTCTCGGACCAGGCGCGCGTATTCGACGGCCAGCGGCGCGCGCCGGTTGAAGTCTCGCGTGGCGATGGTCCGGGTGTGGGCCTCCAGCGCCGTGTCGCCGTGGATGCGGTCCAGCGTCTTCGCCAGCGGGAGCAGCTCCGTCAGCCGGGCGGAGGTGGGCGCGGTGCGGACGGCGTCGTAGTAGAGGCCGCGCGCGATGCCCGGGTGTTGCCGGGCCTCCTCCAGGGGGATGGGGAGGTGTGGATCCTGAGCCAGGCGGGTGAACGCGGACTGGGTGCGCTTCCAGGACGCGGCCCGCTGCGCCACGGACGCGCGGAGGGCGGCGGCGTTCTCCCGAGCCTCCGTGCTCCAGCCCGGCTCCCCCAGGCGGGCCACCTCGTCGAAGACAGAGGCCGCGAGCAATTGAAGGCCCATGGCCCGCAGCACGAGCGCGCGGTTCCACAGGGCCTGGGGATGGCGTGGGGTTGTCTCCAGCAGGGTGTCGAGCTGGGCCAATGCCTCGTCATGCCGCTTGAGCAGGAAGATGGCGACGG
Encoded here:
- a CDS encoding CHAT domain-containing protein; the protein is MAGELDAPGQSKRGRRVPRLRAWHLIPLLVFPAILIARSGPLANRHAEVLWLTDTRTRPLEARLSVATADVYRPYSLPREERPSIAVPLRELARLEEAGDRPGIAASYLLHGDPQQALAHLSQAPASVNRDNDQAVAIFLLKRHDEALAQLDTLLETTPRHPQALWNRALVLRAMGLQLLAASVFDEVARLGEPGWSTEARENAAALRASVAQRAASWKRTQSAFTRLAQDPHLPIPLEEARQHPGIARGLYYDAVRTAPTSARLTELLPLAKTLDRIHGDTALEAHTRTIATRDFNRRAPLAVEYARLVRERQPASEDFLTRLRGSGEYDLLLGARLLTPNAKGPQGELERVAGAWKDSWISLLVQDELARQEDLAGESWQAGQRLKAALTACREKNLRPRCAELLRKMSHRATAANRLSEAEETARASWREAQSMGEWDLESAALRALAQAARFQFRIASARAYLAEYLARAPDTCEVKNYTYRNLAALELMQPASSRRPQRLAASPDLSARFIGAWILADLMRLDRKPEDEAQVRAELERVRATRETPGRQLLARLVEARLELLKNRATGNKLLNAVIRDAEPLLALDSDVRDASAVAYQTLAVTAGEVDAFTEVPGVVARQLGVKPPTQCALVAAMETERTVVVALGPRGQVLGHYDDTRKEPLGEDLTGLVPEKVVAALRACPQVEVLAAPPLDSRSGLLPPEMAWSYRVASTAASPQKKQPSPLHLMIANVETPAGLGLARLSSWDTTPAPIGASMELSGAQATPSRVLEAMGRATDIEFHAHGVVDRSLSEAPVIALAPEYDGRYALTSEALKQIRLEGAPVVLLGACSAARLPPLLHQTSSLPQAFVGAGARAVFAATVDIPDSAGRFFQGVRERIHGGAAPAVALRAERLRWLREVKSAPWVTRVLLYE
- a CDS encoding cupin-like domain-containing protein translates to MSQTQADRAVAAVAEHPAVRHGLQSSHRRQELESLLAARALLHAQHHPGSAPLDVERRRGLRPEVFFEHYFARNQPVIVEGLLEDWPALKRWTPEWLAQRFGDEEVEVMAGRGAEPDPDFHAERLRRTQSMRALVAQVRGTPASDDVYLVARNSLLLKPAFRSLLEDLRPPSGFIHPDLSAPDSVHLWFGPAGTLSNLHHDHLNILFCQVLGRKRFWLLPPCETPRLYNDRGLYSAVDIRAPDPRRFPDFARASLHSCVVGPGDALLIPVGWWHAVQALDVSLSVTFVCFDRPERNVEWRDYWIGPRPEKVQR
- a CDS encoding cupin-like domain-containing protein; translation: MADVAPSLGADWREWLAENVVRGVDVERLVDTLVAAGHSPATACAEVCATREHPAVRAGLGHTRLHEDTLSLLDTRVWLHRQAGAHRQVERQADLPVAEVMTRYYLAHRPVLLEGFMRDWPLMERWTPQSLATSRGEVAVEVMAGREARADHDLEPDACRTVMRLAEFIRRLEEGGPSNDLYLTARNFALEREELRGLLDDVRYPPGLLRKSARPGAVKLWVGPAGTLTGLHHDLGTVLFGQVFGRKRFRLIPSFHTHHVYSHLEVWSQVDAERPDLTRFPAYREADVLEVIVEPGDMLLIPAGWWHWVHALDVSVSVTFQEFDVPEGNTWWKLG